The following proteins are encoded in a genomic region of Spirosoma sp. SC4-14:
- a CDS encoding multicopper oxidase domain-containing protein, with translation MRAVIIIFSLCFIFAGLTDCRNSDGSDANIVSIIRDTLKSDPVLDWTVHRADSVLFQEALVIPTEIENNGTDEITIYIRAFKNKFHTLLEDSTWVLGYVSENTAPDKQQLPGPTIKTMNGKAAKITWVNQLKETIQDNPAYGFPHNSLKYYPLLYDTRELHDTDSGAAIPMITKSLYPPKIAELAMGHTMSMMFNSTYYATTVHLHGANLAWRNDGHPASSIVRQAGEMPSPIDFGLFGPYESTKQAVHYSYPNTFPEANYDTADTTQGKHGAILWYHDHSIMRTVANVYMGLAGAYIIEGTGEDSTRQYYLQQSEQTRQTFKQAKKGSVPVLNKDISEIPDIPLLISDKMFTKKGRLYYESKLDSGSRRPEFFGNAITVNGKAWPYFDVKRQLYRFRILNTSSSRFYRLALAQWRNGEVSLAKIDTATFVQIGTEGGPLISQVGITSNKPLMLAPGERADVQINFSGFGSSAPDSLVLLNLANDAPYQEVADQDNIPIASVKAAAKTYTNFVLQFRIQANQSANKITNTELAKRMQQLHQDSTFRKLLYKLDVFSTHQPTVRKSSGRSRVKTVMDSLPGQILAQLDSTKTYHIHSLSITESGSYKELPTAVKRFYELAPDMKADTAFPMAFLNESEWNMEANKVDSNSAPHLAIKRVQNKTNEIWAITNYTSDTHPIHIHLNRFRILGRTDKEGVFMDKESQEKGWKDVVRAKPDTTTTYLWVTYALSDDESDSLVQFVYHCHILEHEDVSMMRRLLIENSDVVPERQKKQAQLKPATDKFNIPICYGQQGLLASQTQLPTRRSYAYAARKKTI, from the coding sequence ATGCGAGCCGTAATCATTATTTTTTCTTTATGCTTCATCTTTGCCGGACTAACCGACTGTAGGAACTCCGATGGAAGCGATGCAAACATTGTATCGATTATTCGAGATACGCTAAAAAGCGATCCCGTATTGGACTGGACGGTCCACCGAGCCGATTCCGTTCTTTTTCAGGAAGCACTCGTTATACCAACAGAAATTGAGAATAATGGTACGGACGAAATCACGATTTACATCCGGGCGTTTAAAAACAAGTTTCATACTCTGTTAGAAGACTCCACCTGGGTACTCGGGTATGTTTCGGAAAACACAGCACCCGATAAGCAGCAATTGCCGGGGCCAACCATTAAAACAATGAATGGAAAAGCCGCAAAAATTACCTGGGTGAATCAGCTCAAGGAAACCATACAGGACAACCCCGCTTATGGCTTTCCTCATAACTCACTGAAATACTATCCGTTACTTTATGATACCCGAGAATTACACGACACTGACTCGGGAGCGGCTATACCTATGATCACCAAATCATTGTATCCGCCTAAAATTGCGGAATTGGCTATGGGCCATACAATGTCAATGATGTTCAATTCAACTTATTATGCAACCACGGTTCACCTGCATGGTGCCAACCTTGCCTGGCGTAATGACGGTCATCCGGCTTCCAGTATCGTCAGGCAGGCAGGTGAGATGCCTAGCCCTATTGATTTTGGTCTATTCGGCCCCTATGAGTCAACCAAACAAGCCGTACACTATTCATATCCTAACACATTCCCGGAAGCGAATTACGATACAGCAGATACTACGCAGGGCAAGCATGGAGCCATATTATGGTACCACGATCATAGTATTATGCGAACGGTAGCGAATGTTTATATGGGATTGGCAGGAGCTTATATTATTGAAGGAACAGGTGAAGACTCGACCCGACAGTACTACCTCCAACAATCGGAACAGACCAGGCAAACGTTTAAACAGGCAAAAAAAGGTTCGGTGCCAGTACTAAACAAGGACATTTCCGAAATACCCGACATCCCTTTATTAATCAGTGATAAGATGTTTACTAAAAAAGGACGATTGTATTACGAATCCAAATTGGATAGTGGTAGCCGTCGGCCCGAATTTTTTGGCAATGCAATTACCGTTAACGGCAAAGCCTGGCCTTATTTTGATGTAAAACGCCAGCTCTACCGGTTCCGAATACTTAACACCTCCAGTTCTCGTTTTTACAGGCTAGCGCTCGCTCAGTGGCGCAATGGAGAAGTAAGTCTGGCAAAAATTGATACGGCTACTTTTGTGCAGATCGGCACTGAAGGTGGTCCATTGATTAGCCAGGTAGGCATCACTTCCAACAAACCCCTAATGCTGGCCCCCGGCGAACGCGCTGATGTGCAGATCAATTTTAGTGGATTCGGTAGTTCAGCCCCCGACTCACTGGTGCTGCTTAACCTGGCCAACGATGCCCCTTATCAGGAAGTAGCTGATCAAGACAACATTCCAATTGCTTCCGTTAAAGCTGCCGCCAAAACGTACACAAACTTTGTTTTACAATTTCGAATACAAGCTAATCAGAGTGCAAACAAGATTACGAATACGGAATTGGCGAAACGAATGCAGCAGTTGCATCAGGACTCGACTTTTCGAAAACTGCTCTATAAGCTGGATGTGTTCTCAACTCACCAACCGACCGTCAGAAAAAGCTCAGGTCGAAGCCGTGTCAAAACGGTAATGGACTCATTACCGGGCCAAATTCTAGCTCAGCTAGACAGCACCAAAACATACCATATACACAGTTTATCTATCACAGAATCAGGATCTTATAAGGAATTACCGACAGCAGTAAAACGTTTTTATGAGCTTGCTCCTGACATGAAAGCGGATACCGCCTTTCCGATGGCTTTTCTGAACGAAAGTGAGTGGAATATGGAAGCCAATAAAGTGGACAGTAACTCAGCTCCGCATTTGGCAATCAAGCGGGTTCAAAATAAAACCAACGAAATCTGGGCTATCACAAACTACACATCCGACACGCACCCCATCCATATCCACCTGAATCGTTTCCGGATACTAGGCAGAACCGACAAAGAAGGAGTATTCATGGACAAAGAATCCCAGGAAAAAGGCTGGAAAGATGTGGTTCGGGCAAAGCCAGATACGACAACAACCTACCTGTGGGTCACGTATGCCTTAAGTGATGACGAAAGCGATTCACTTGTGCAATTTGTATACCATTGTCATATTCTTGAACACGAAGATGTCAGTATGATGCGTCGGCTTCTGATTGAAAATTCGGATGTAGTCCCGGAAAGACAAAAAAAGCAGGCCCAACTCAAACCGGCTACCGATAAATTCAATATTCCCATCTGCTACGGCCAGCAAGGTCTGCTAGCCAGTCAAACCCAGTTACCAACTCGTCGATCTTACGCCTATGCAGCCCGTAAAAAAACCATATAA
- a CDS encoding ABC transporter permease encodes MLLNYLKIAWRNLRKDKFYSLINILGLTIGVTCGLLLLLYVTDELSYDRDQAKASQIYRIVSHITEPDKVNRWSSTQPALATTLKQDYPFIKNYVRFFPYGRVMFRQGEKRFYEDDIYAADSTVFDVFSYKFVEGDPRTALSQPGSVVLTEKAAQKFFGSKSALGQSLQTNDTTFYKVTGVLEDIPKNSHFTFNGLLSIGQNERSQATNWGGFYLYSYLLLPENFDTKILESKFPQVYDKYIGPIFKRMGIKVTYELQPLTRIHLYSNMEGESSGNIGYVYTFSAVAFFMLLIASINYMNLATARSAKRAKEVGLRKVMGSLRNRLMAQFLTESVLMTVLAMVASLLLVLLLLPFFNSVSGKEIQFVELLRPQFLLIVLAIVVFTGFISGSYPAFYLSSFEPATVLKGSFNSKGGSFFRKALVVAQFSISLIMLICTWIVYKQLGFMQNHDLGYDREQVLTIDYQDRQPRAQYNALRNTLLSNPNIREVATASSPTSNIGGRVIFTVESNTGLKEMGFKPVQVDYDYLKTMGMKLVSGRDFSDKIPADTLNSVIVNQAAVERMGWKEPLGKKVILGSLPQNGQPGPPTTQVIGVVKDFHQQSLYNPIEPMIMLCRRANSVIHIKIQPQNVDKTVAFIGQKWRETYPDRLFEYRFLDQDFESAYHADELRGRIFSTFSALTILIACLGLFGLATFTTEQRIKEIGVRKVLGASVSSVVLLLSKDFTRLVLFSFPIAIPIAWYSMYKWLQNFPYKTDMGIWVFVLSCLLTLLICWTTVVYQSIKAALVNPVKSLRSE; translated from the coding sequence ATGCTACTGAACTATCTTAAAATCGCCTGGCGGAATTTGCGGAAAGACAAATTCTATAGCCTCATCAACATCCTGGGCCTGACCATCGGTGTCACCTGTGGATTACTGCTGTTGTTGTACGTAACCGATGAGCTGAGCTATGACCGCGATCAGGCTAAGGCTTCGCAGATTTATCGAATCGTTTCGCACATTACCGAACCCGATAAAGTGAATCGCTGGAGCAGTACGCAGCCTGCGCTGGCAACTACGCTCAAGCAGGATTATCCCTTTATCAAAAACTATGTACGCTTCTTTCCGTATGGCCGGGTTATGTTCCGGCAGGGTGAGAAGCGGTTTTATGAAGACGATATTTATGCCGCCGATTCGACCGTGTTCGATGTGTTTAGTTACAAGTTCGTTGAAGGCGACCCCCGAACGGCCCTCAGCCAGCCGGGCAGTGTTGTCTTGACGGAAAAGGCCGCCCAGAAATTTTTTGGTTCGAAGAGTGCGCTGGGGCAGTCGTTGCAAACAAACGATACGACGTTCTATAAAGTAACGGGTGTTCTGGAAGACATTCCGAAAAACTCACACTTTACGTTCAATGGCCTGCTTTCCATTGGTCAGAACGAACGGAGCCAGGCTACCAACTGGGGAGGTTTTTACCTGTATAGTTATCTGCTATTGCCCGAAAACTTCGATACGAAGATTCTGGAAAGTAAATTTCCGCAGGTCTACGACAAGTACATCGGACCCATCTTTAAACGGATGGGAATTAAGGTTACCTATGAGTTGCAGCCACTAACCCGTATTCATTTATACTCGAATATGGAAGGCGAATCAAGCGGTAATATCGGCTATGTGTATACATTTAGTGCCGTAGCCTTTTTCATGCTGCTGATTGCCAGTATCAATTATATGAATCTGGCGACGGCCCGCTCGGCCAAACGCGCCAAAGAAGTGGGACTTCGGAAAGTAATGGGATCATTGCGAAACCGGCTGATGGCCCAGTTCCTGACCGAGTCCGTACTGATGACGGTGCTGGCAATGGTGGCGAGTTTGTTGCTGGTACTGCTTTTGCTCCCGTTTTTCAATTCGGTTTCCGGGAAAGAGATTCAGTTTGTGGAATTGTTACGACCTCAGTTTTTGCTGATTGTGCTGGCTATTGTGGTTTTTACCGGATTCATTAGTGGAAGCTATCCGGCGTTCTATCTGTCGTCGTTTGAGCCTGCGACAGTACTGAAAGGGTCATTCAACAGCAAAGGCGGCAGCTTTTTTCGGAAGGCACTGGTTGTGGCTCAGTTTTCAATTTCGCTCATTATGCTGATCTGTACCTGGATCGTGTATAAGCAACTGGGCTTTATGCAGAACCATGATTTGGGCTACGACCGCGAACAGGTATTGACTATCGACTACCAGGACCGCCAGCCCAGAGCACAATATAACGCCTTGCGGAATACGTTACTGAGCAATCCAAACATTCGGGAAGTGGCTACGGCTTCGTCGCCAACGAGCAACATTGGCGGTCGGGTTATTTTTACGGTCGAGTCGAATACGGGTTTGAAAGAGATGGGATTTAAACCCGTTCAGGTTGACTACGATTACCTGAAAACGATGGGCATGAAACTGGTAAGTGGCCGCGATTTTTCGGACAAAATTCCGGCCGATACGCTTAACTCGGTTATCGTTAATCAGGCAGCGGTGGAGCGTATGGGGTGGAAAGAGCCGCTGGGCAAAAAAGTGATTCTGGGCAGCCTGCCGCAGAACGGGCAGCCGGGGCCGCCAACGACGCAGGTGATTGGTGTGGTGAAAGATTTTCATCAGCAGTCACTCTACAACCCCATTGAGCCCATGATCATGCTGTGTCGCCGGGCCAACTCGGTGATTCACATAAAAATTCAGCCGCAGAACGTCGATAAAACGGTGGCTTTCATTGGCCAGAAGTGGCGCGAAACCTATCCTGATCGTTTGTTCGAGTATCGGTTTCTCGATCAGGATTTCGAATCGGCCTACCATGCCGACGAGCTGCGGGGCCGGATTTTCTCGACATTCTCGGCTCTCACCATCCTGATTGCCTGCCTGGGTTTGTTTGGTCTGGCTACCTTCACAACCGAACAGCGGATCAAGGAAATTGGCGTTCGCAAAGTACTGGGGGCGTCGGTATCGAGTGTGGTGCTACTGTTGTCGAAAGACTTCACTCGCCTGGTGTTATTCTCGTTTCCTATCGCCATTCCGATTGCCTGGTATTCGATGTACAAGTGGCTACAGAATTTTCCGTATAAAACCGATATGGGTATCTGGGTCTTTGTTTTATCTTGCCTGCTTACGCTGCTAATCTGCTGGACAACAGTAGTCTATCAGAGTATAAAAGCGGCATTGGTTAATCCTGTAAAATCGCTTCGGTCGGAATAA
- a CDS encoding ABC transporter permease yields MLLNYLKIALRNLAKHQINTAINVAGLAIGMASCLLILLYVTDELSYDRHWTNGDRIYRMALERKYPGRSTKYAIIPPSYAQSVKKEIPEIEQTTRVFNFGANNNPTLFKIDGRTVEERGVLGVDSTFFQVFQMPFLRGRADRALTRPNTVVLTEQTARRLFGRANPIGKVLEIVQGPKLEITGVCADPARNAHFTFNFLASTRGLQNEQPNHISFSAHTYLLLRPNVDPDVVQRKIPAVVEKYAAGEIERNFGVSYRDYVKAGNGYFYFLQPLRSIHLDSHLEAEHQPNGSRSLVSIFSVIAAFVLIIACINFMNLATARSSERAREVGIRKSLGSTTRQLATQFLTESVLLSFFSLFVALVLVALALAPFNNLAGKSLTLWSIVDWQTFPILLMGAAIVGLLAGSYPAGVLSAFDPIKVLKGKFASTRQGHLLRNGLVVFQFAVSVLLIVSTIVVFSQLNFIQRKELGFTKESVVTIPGAFFLDKNTESFKQEVARLSGVAGMGGTSSVPGEEQFFGITFRKNGDNETITGKGCVVDDQYVQTLGMTMLAGRPFNRQFNDSLSVILNEEAVRQMNLTDPVGKQLISPDNFTQRGGPPVTYTIVGVVRNFHFGSLHQRISPLFVLNERLFNRVNNELVVRIKADDPAPVVSQMEQVWKRYLPDQPFHYSFLENDWKALYQSEQVAQQIFGLFALLAIFIACMGLLGLAMYIIRLRTKEIGVRKVLGASVPGLVMLLAKDFLLLVVVAILIASPIAWYAMNRWLADFAYRIDMPWWAFLAAGIVAILIAFATVAYQSVRAALMNPVKSLRAE; encoded by the coding sequence ATGCTACTAAACTACCTCAAAATCGCTCTGCGGAATCTGGCGAAGCACCAGATCAATACCGCCATCAATGTGGCAGGGCTGGCTATTGGTATGGCCAGTTGCCTGCTGATTCTGCTGTACGTTACAGATGAGTTGAGTTATGACCGGCACTGGACCAACGGCGACCGGATTTACCGTATGGCGCTGGAACGAAAATACCCCGGCCGTAGCACGAAGTATGCGATCATACCGCCGTCGTATGCTCAATCGGTAAAGAAAGAGATCCCCGAAATTGAACAAACCACCCGCGTGTTCAATTTCGGGGCTAATAATAATCCAACGCTGTTTAAAATCGACGGGCGGACTGTTGAAGAGCGGGGGGTACTTGGTGTCGATTCTACATTTTTTCAGGTATTCCAGATGCCATTTCTGCGTGGCCGTGCCGACCGGGCACTCACTCGCCCGAATACTGTTGTGCTGACCGAACAAACCGCTCGTCGACTTTTTGGGCGGGCAAACCCAATTGGGAAGGTGCTGGAAATTGTGCAGGGGCCTAAACTGGAAATAACGGGCGTTTGTGCCGATCCGGCTCGGAATGCGCATTTTACGTTTAATTTTCTGGCCTCTACGCGGGGCCTTCAGAACGAACAGCCAAACCACATCAGCTTTTCGGCGCATACTTACCTGCTGCTTCGGCCAAACGTCGATCCTGATGTGGTGCAGCGTAAAATACCAGCGGTAGTCGAAAAATACGCAGCTGGTGAGATCGAGCGTAATTTTGGTGTTTCGTATCGCGACTATGTGAAAGCGGGTAATGGCTACTTCTATTTCCTGCAACCACTCCGCAGCATTCATCTCGATTCTCATCTGGAAGCCGAACATCAGCCAAACGGTAGCCGATCGTTGGTTTCTATTTTTTCGGTCATAGCTGCTTTTGTGCTTATCATTGCCTGCATCAATTTCATGAATCTGGCTACAGCCCGGTCGTCGGAGCGGGCAAGGGAAGTAGGAATTCGGAAATCGTTAGGGTCAACTACCCGTCAACTGGCTACGCAATTTCTGACCGAGTCGGTTCTATTGAGCTTTTTTAGCTTGTTTGTGGCATTGGTGCTGGTTGCTCTGGCGTTAGCACCCTTTAATAATCTGGCGGGTAAGTCGCTCACATTATGGTCGATAGTCGATTGGCAGACCTTTCCTATACTCCTGATGGGAGCCGCCATAGTTGGTTTGCTGGCGGGTAGCTATCCGGCGGGTGTTTTGTCGGCGTTCGATCCGATTAAGGTGCTGAAGGGCAAATTTGCATCGACCCGGCAGGGACATCTGCTTCGGAACGGGCTGGTAGTATTTCAATTTGCGGTATCGGTATTGCTGATTGTAAGCACCATTGTAGTGTTCAGTCAGTTGAATTTTATTCAACGCAAAGAGCTAGGCTTTACCAAAGAATCGGTAGTGACGATTCCGGGTGCATTTTTTCTGGATAAAAATACGGAGTCTTTCAAACAGGAAGTGGCCCGACTATCGGGTGTTGCCGGTATGGGTGGAACGTCCAGCGTTCCGGGCGAAGAACAATTTTTCGGGATAACCTTCCGCAAGAATGGCGATAACGAAACCATTACGGGCAAAGGTTGCGTAGTTGATGATCAATATGTGCAAACGCTTGGAATGACCATGCTGGCTGGCCGACCTTTCAACCGCCAGTTCAACGATTCGCTGTCGGTCATTCTGAACGAAGAGGCTGTTCGGCAAATGAACCTGACCGATCCCGTTGGCAAGCAACTGATCAGCCCCGACAATTTTACGCAGCGCGGTGGCCCGCCGGTTACGTATACCATTGTGGGGGTGGTACGTAATTTTCATTTTGGCTCGTTGCACCAGCGCATTAGTCCGCTGTTTGTGCTTAACGAACGGCTATTTAACCGGGTAAACAATGAACTTGTCGTTCGGATAAAAGCCGATGATCCGGCTCCGGTTGTGAGCCAGATGGAGCAGGTCTGGAAGCGCTATTTACCCGATCAGCCTTTCCATTATTCGTTTCTGGAAAACGACTGGAAGGCACTCTACCAGTCGGAGCAGGTGGCCCAGCAGATTTTCGGATTATTTGCTTTGCTCGCCATTTTTATCGCCTGCATGGGGTTGCTTGGGCTGGCGATGTATATTATCCGGCTGCGGACCAAAGAAATTGGCGTTCGTAAGGTTTTAGGCGCATCGGTTCCGGGTCTGGTGATGCTACTGGCTAAAGATTTTTTGTTGCTGGTGGTAGTGGCTATTCTGATTGCGTCGCCCATTGCCTGGTATGCCATGAACCGCTGGCTAGCCGATTTTGCCTACCGGATCGACATGCCCTGGTGGGCGTTTCTGGCTGCGGGTATCGTAGCTATTCTGATCGCTTTCGCCACAGTAGCCTACCAGTCTGTCCGGGCTGCGCTGATGAATCCGGTGAAGTCGCTGCGGGCGGAATAG
- a CDS encoding ABC transporter permease, translating into MLKNIIKTALRALKRNWSYSLINVLGLTLGLACCLLLFMAIRYELSFDRQNPDADRIYRIIGVDKQANNDRPNVGMPLPALAALRNDFPDLKNQLTMVNRIKEPVIALGTATDPAKSKFQETDGVVAFVEPQYSRLFDLKWESGNPATALTNPGTVVLSDRIAHKYFGNANPIGKTIRVDNKMDFVVTGVVQNPPVTTSMPFDVLLSFASLKQYGASTNWDDWQSTYSGAQIYMLLPTATSPEWLEKQLVGFVKKYHAPENVARLVYQLQPLTDIHFDKRTSNYANRTISKEMIWAMVLIGLFILVTACINFVNLATAQAIRRAREVGVRKVLGSTRGQLVRQFLSETGVLTALAVVLALLVAQVALPYVGELLNIKPGAVTIFDPIALGFLLGLGLLTTLFAGVYPALILSGYQPILALKGKMRSAGSGQLTLRRGLIVGQFAISQILIIGTIIVYSQMHYFRSVDLGFSREAVLTIPIPENEPGQLENLYAKLVGLPGIKSLSYGMTTPSSNGNWTTGFRFENDEKEPDYGVLMRPADTAYVRTYGLKLLAGRMYQPADTMREFVINESFMKRLGFQKPEQVIGKYMRVNGEDVKKPIVGVVRDFNTFSLRQQTEPSLLTTFRVGYRTLAIKLSARQGGTAAIHQLLNKVESAWTATFPAFVFKYEFLDETLANFYKTEERLYSLFQLLAGIAIFIGCLGLYGVVAFMAESRTKEVGVRKVLGASAMHIFGLFSVDFVKLVVFALVIASPIAWYVMQKWLADFAYKINIQWWMFALAGVFAVSIALVTVSFQSIKAALMNPVKSLRSE; encoded by the coding sequence TTCGCTCATCAATGTGTTAGGACTAACATTAGGCCTGGCCTGTTGTTTGCTGCTTTTTATGGCCATACGCTATGAATTGAGCTTCGATCGGCAGAATCCTGATGCCGACCGGATTTATCGGATTATTGGGGTTGACAAACAGGCCAACAACGACCGGCCGAATGTGGGTATGCCTTTACCGGCACTGGCCGCGTTGCGGAATGACTTCCCTGATCTGAAAAACCAGCTAACAATGGTTAATCGAATCAAGGAGCCTGTAATTGCTTTAGGAACAGCTACTGACCCGGCCAAAAGCAAGTTTCAGGAAACGGATGGGGTTGTAGCGTTTGTAGAACCGCAATACAGCCGATTGTTCGATCTGAAATGGGAAAGTGGCAATCCTGCAACCGCCCTGACCAATCCGGGGACGGTAGTCTTGTCGGATCGAATTGCGCATAAATATTTCGGTAATGCTAATCCGATCGGCAAGACCATTCGTGTCGATAACAAAATGGATTTTGTGGTAACCGGCGTCGTGCAGAATCCGCCCGTTACGACCAGTATGCCATTTGACGTGCTGCTTTCATTTGCCTCGCTAAAACAATATGGTGCCAGTACGAACTGGGACGACTGGCAATCGACTTACAGTGGGGCGCAGATTTATATGCTACTGCCGACAGCTACCTCGCCGGAATGGCTCGAAAAACAACTGGTCGGCTTTGTGAAGAAATACCACGCGCCCGAAAATGTGGCCCGGCTGGTGTATCAACTTCAACCTTTAACCGACATTCATTTCGATAAGCGCACCAGCAACTATGCCAATCGAACGATCAGCAAAGAAATGATCTGGGCTATGGTGCTGATTGGGCTGTTTATTCTGGTAACGGCCTGCATCAATTTTGTCAATCTGGCCACGGCGCAGGCTATTCGGCGCGCCCGTGAGGTTGGCGTTCGTAAGGTGCTGGGGAGTACGCGCGGTCAACTGGTGCGTCAATTTTTGAGCGAAACCGGTGTGCTGACTGCTCTGGCCGTTGTTTTGGCGCTGCTGGTTGCCCAGGTAGCCTTGCCGTATGTGGGCGAGTTACTGAATATTAAACCGGGAGCCGTTACAATTTTCGACCCAATCGCGCTTGGCTTTCTGTTGGGATTAGGGCTGCTTACGACCCTGTTTGCTGGCGTCTATCCGGCGCTGATTTTGTCGGGCTATCAACCAATTCTAGCCCTTAAAGGAAAAATGCGTTCGGCCGGAAGTGGGCAGTTAACACTTCGCCGGGGGCTTATTGTCGGTCAGTTTGCTATTTCGCAAATCCTGATTATTGGCACCATTATCGTTTACTCGCAAATGCACTATTTCCGGTCAGTTGATCTGGGATTTAGCCGGGAGGCCGTTCTAACCATACCGATTCCCGAAAATGAACCAGGGCAGTTAGAAAATCTATATGCCAAACTAGTTGGTTTGCCAGGGATAAAATCGTTGAGTTATGGGATGACAACACCCTCATCGAATGGTAACTGGACAACGGGTTTCCGCTTCGAAAATGATGAAAAAGAACCGGATTATGGTGTATTGATGCGTCCGGCCGATACGGCTTATGTACGAACATACGGGCTGAAACTACTGGCCGGCCGGATGTATCAACCCGCCGATACCATGCGCGAGTTTGTAATTAATGAGTCGTTTATGAAACGGTTGGGCTTTCAGAAACCCGAGCAGGTGATCGGTAAATATATGCGGGTCAACGGCGAAGATGTTAAGAAACCAATTGTGGGGGTGGTTCGGGATTTCAATACATTTTCGTTGCGTCAGCAGACGGAGCCAAGTTTGCTCACAACGTTCCGCGTGGGCTATCGAACATTGGCCATCAAACTGTCGGCCCGGCAGGGCGGAACAGCGGCTATTCACCAGCTTCTGAACAAAGTTGAAAGTGCCTGGACCGCTACCTTTCCGGCGTTTGTATTCAAGTATGAGTTTCTGGACGAAACGTTGGCCAATTTCTACAAGACCGAAGAGCGGCTTTATTCGCTGTTTCAACTTCTGGCGGGTATCGCCATTTTTATCGGCTGCCTGGGCTTGTATGGTGTTGTGGCCTTTATGGCCGAATCCCGCACTAAAGAAGTCGGTGTTCGGAAAGTGTTAGGCGCATCGGCGATGCATATTTTCGGCTTGTTCTCGGTCGACTTTGTCAAGCTTGTTGTGTTTGCGTTGGTAATTGCCTCACCGATTGCCTGGTATGTGATGCAGAAATGGCTGGCCGATTTTGCGTATAAAATCAACATTCAGTGGTGGATGTTTGCCCTGGCTGGCGTATTTGCCGTAAGCATTGCACTGGTAACGGTTAGTTTTCAAAGCATTAAAGCGGCACTGATGAATCCCGTAAAATCATTACGGTCGGAATAG